One Acropora palmata chromosome 2, jaAcrPala1.3, whole genome shotgun sequence genomic window, GTTTGCAGTAATGTggtgtcattttctttttgtgctttAATGGTCAGAGGATCAAAACTCCTCAAAGAAGAACTTTGATCAAATGCTCATTTTATGCTGCCTTAAGATCTCACCTGCTCACCTGTGCTGTGACTCTTTTTGCTGAAAGGTGGTCAGATATTTTGTGATTCAACGTTATTGAATAGTTTTTTAATTGAttcatgtgaagtgatatatgaaatgtttcatacaTTGCATTGcatgcggatttgaaatcaagtaagatATGATCCTTtgatttaagcaattgcgtatagaagcctgaaaatgtcaggactttaacggggtttgaacccgtgacctcgcgataccggtgcgacgctctaaacaactgagctatgaagccactaaCGTTGGGAATTGGTCATTTCtgggttctaatgagcccgtgaggaatgaatgtgaagtgttatatgaaatgtttcatacaTTGAACTGCGGACTTGAAATCAAGTAACCTTGATAACTACATCAGTTAGTAATTGATCCAGGAAGTGGGCTGCAGAATTTTGGACCTTGATAAAGAATTGTAAGTTGTTTGATGTTAGTGCGACAAAAATGTGGCCGATAATAATTGTTGGTTATTCTAGTACCGTCATAATGATTGTGGAATTGGCGGCTTGTTTCAAATAAACTCAAAAACATCGAACGCAATAACTGATTGTGATAGTAAAACATGAACttagaaatgaaattaatttatttgagAAATGTCCTTAATGCCTAATATCGAAAATAAAGAAGCAGAATGCGCTCCGTAATCggaatttgtttttgctcaGACAGTACGCTTTTGGAGTAGaatatacaccttattccaaaatggcggccaataaattatccTTCTGTTTGCGTTAATAATTGATCGTTTTGATATATCACAGAAATACATATTTGAGCTTGTTAGTCTCGAGTAAAACCGGCTAGCGACAGAACTGAAATCCGTCGGTTAACACTTGTCGTAAAACACTTGTCGTAAAATGTCACGAGTCACTTCACATAACCCCGCTATAGTTGCCATAGTTGCCATAGTTgaagcccgggggggggggactcccatatggaacagacagggatgctcgtcgggaattttgaatttaaccccttaaAGACAtcatctgggcgtggctcaagctttttgtgacctctaaaggagaccaatctggccTTGGCTTAAGcagattttgacccctaaaaaaACCGCTGAAAAACAcacaaatatgaaaacaaaagaagttaaatggaaaatttgacttctgtttctgttcgcgtaattctgtgtctCTTGGCGGCTTAAGATGTTGGCGCTGTGCCCGGAataccctaagcgagaccaaaacccaaaatttacacccctaagcgagacgacaaGCATCCCCatctgtttcatatgggagCTCCCCCCCCAAGGAGTTGAAGACCGATAACCTCATTTTTAGAGCACAAATTATAGGATTAAATCCAGTATTcaaatatgagaaaaaaaaacgtatcTTTTCATTAAAACTTACAGGCATATTTGTTCTTGAAATTCGTGTTATAAACGTCATTTcgaaaaattaaccgtcaaccgtcaaatgaactaaaatttaaccgtcaaccgtcaaaatgACTGAtttttaaccgtcaaccgtcaaagaGACCCccccccattgagaccctcaTGTAAGGATAAATTAGTGAGAAGTACAAGGCTAGCTTGTTTCTTGAAGAAAGATAGAATCGAGATCTAAATATAAATACCAACAGATTTTGCGATTTGCTTTGATACAAAACCTATGCGAAGCTTCCAAGTATTAAAAATGCTCATCAAGATAGACTCCCAGATTGATAGCCCACTGCTAAAAACACGAGGTATTCTGTCCATAAATTCAGCGAGTTTGGAAGGCAACTGAGGAACAAAGGGTCGTGTCATTCTCCAGGTATCGATTAACTCGGACCTACGCATAATTCTAGCTAGTTAGTAGAATTAGGCCCCGTTTAGACGGAGAAAAGTAGTCCCAGACAAGAGGGTCATCCTCCCAGTCGAATCACCTTTAGCGAGCATTTATGTGAGAAAAAGTGTTGACTCCTTTGCCCGCGGGTCAAGAGCTGGCTTTCCAATGACAGCACTGTTTGCCCATGCTCTGCTCGTCTCaccttgaccgagttgacccggcttggcgagccaaagtgtctATATGGgaaaaagttggcccggctaggaggaTGACCCAACCATCGAAAGAGGAAGAGTCTGACCAGGCTGGGCGGGTCAACCTTCTAGCGGAgccaactttttctttctcgtgtAAACGGTTCGTCAAGTTTTATAGGGAAATGTAGGAAAAGTTGGGTAGCCCGGGTAACTGGGTGACTCTTTTACCTGGCACAACTTTTCTACATATAAACAGAGCCTTAGGCTCACCCATGAATGATTTTGtattgcttgacaaaaaagagGCTGTCAATAGTCTTATGCCAGTTTTTTGAACTTTTACAGAAAATATTACATGCTCGTTGAACTTGTTTCCGATGTTGAGTCGcagtttttctcatttttctgTTGCTCTACCCAAAGGGCGTATTATCTTATCCAAAGTTCGAAGGCCTTGGAAATGTCACTGTCCATTGCTTTTCCGAAAGTTGAAAACATGTCACCCTCTGCTAAACTTTCTCCAAGctgaaaattaaaacacaTATGACGTCAAAGTTCTACTACCACCCATGGCTGCCGGGAATCCACGTCACTTTTAAAAATCTTCGCATTTCTCGAAGCCATTTCCTCTCAAGCCATTTCTTACAAAGAAGAAATTGGAGTCGATGAGGGATACTTAGTCCATTGCCTGACTTGTATTTTCAACGTTGTCGGCCCTCTAGTTTGAAATGCTTTCTATGTTTTGGGGATCCACAATCTGTTGCGCGAATTCGAAGATAGTTTTCGAAGATAGTTTTTGGTGTGGTTATATAACAAACGGCGTGCATTAACCAATGATTTGAAGCTCgaaattgtaaataacactgcTCACCGCTTCCCCGAAAGCTGAAAACATGTCACCCTTCGCTTAAACTTCTTTGTAATGTaaagcaaaactgaaaagaaatcaaacttTTGCCTTTGCCTGGAATATATAGTCTAAAATTATCCACCTGGAAATTCGCACGCATTTATTGTTTCTTGTTAATTTCATCCAGGCTGACACAATataaaagacaaataaaataacaaaagcgAAATAAGAAGGCACAAGAAAATGGACTATTCAGTTTGTTGAGAAATACACATGCGTAAAATCCAgctataaataaagaaatggcTTAAATGATGGCTCTaaaccttgaaatatttttaacaagAGCGCATGCGCGATGTGCACAGTACCAAGGCACACTAGAACGTATCACGTGGAAGTTATAACTACTACACTGTCTTAAATAGAGAGAAATTACTACTAACTCTGAGTGAACTGAGtgaatgaaagggatctgtcatgTATGgcctaggggccgacatttctctcccttaCTGCCTGGCCACAGGCATCTGAAATTTAACTCACAAACGTGATCACGGGGCCGAGATATCAGGGAAAATCGTTTGGTAAGACGCTCTGGCGCTACGTCCACGGATACCGCCCTCTTGGTATTTTTTTCGCGCATGCGAAGATCCCTAAAACTGAAGTTCGTACCATATTCCTGGGAAAAAATATCCGCGAACGGTCAAGTAATTACAACACGCTCTTAatccctttcactgccaaggggttccccattgatgagtaaaatcgtctggcgttatagacagagtaaaacctatgagtgccctgagcgctcctacggcagttaaagggTTATGGCATTTGCTGGTGCCAGTTTCTTCAACATGCGGATATGACTTTCAGTTCGTCCATAAGAGCTCGGTTGAGatgtttgctgttttgacGATCCTACAATCTGGAGGGAATTGTGCTTTGGAAATCGTTTCTTTGCTGTTGGTCTCCCACTGACGGCGCATGCATTTCTCCGATGTTTGAAACTGGGTACTAGAAATAACACTTTTCACTGCCTTTTCAAAAGCAGAAAACATAACACACGCCACAAAAGCGTCTCCAAGATGTTAGGTATTttgtttacgcatgcgcaagttTCTGAAGAACTGACATGCTTACCAGTTACCGACCACgattgtgaaaaaaattactcatAAATCTAGACACCGAATTGCCGTTGTAATACCGTTTTTTCCAGATCCAGCCTTCTCTAGGCGACCGAGGAGCAAGACTGGGGAGGACAATTGGATTCCCTGTCTCTCCTCTTATATTGTTTATGTCCAACATCTTTCGTTCGCCCAAAAGTATGCTTCGTTTTTGTTTCaggtttagaaagcttttCAATGCGGAGAACGAGGACGTTGACATCCGTTAATCATGTctttaaaacgaaaaaagataTTCCGAATAGTGCATGAACGAGATTGGTTGGATAATAGCAAAAACGTGACGGTATCGTAATTGTTTGACTCCTTCAATGTCATTGCAAATTAAGGGGGAAATTAAAGAATTAGTGAGAGGGTCAGTGTCGGCCGCGGGCAGACACGCACGGTTGATATTTGCTTTTTTCAGTATGGAGTTCAAAGAACTCTCTTTTACGAAGCTTTGAGTTTAATCAAAGGCCGTTGAGATGGCTTTCCCAGAGAACAGAGCAAACCAGGTGATTTGCACCGGGATATCTATGGTCATCCTAGGATGTGGAGTGTTTACGCTGAGTTTTATTCTCAGTACAAGCAAGGATAACCTTGGTACTATTTTTCGAATCGGCGTGTCTTATTGGGCAGCAATACCGGTAAGCCAAAAAGAAGCAAGCAGCTGTAGCGTTTCAACCACATGCGTAAAAGAAATGTCAAGAACATTTTGCTTAACCTGGTTCTAGCACTAAAAATTTGCCTTTGTGTTTAAatataaaacaagaaataggACTTTTTTATTGAACAAGCTGGCAAAATGTAATGATAGGGCTGATCTTCATTGTACTTGGTATACACACTTCCACAGAATTGTCATACTTCGGTACGCGAATGAGCGGTCAAGAGTTACGAGTTGGTaccttaaaaattaaacttgtttcacaaaaaaaattaagtgttTTAGTATTCTTTTCGATAAAGAAAAGCGCATTTTCTTTAAGAATACATTTGCTTTGCAGCTTTCATAAATGCAATTGTACGACTTGTTTGTATTTGGTTTTGTTGCAATGAACGTGTTGTTGCTTTACATTAAAAGAGATGAATTTAAATGCTCGGACAAATTCGGACAAATGTTGCTTCAAGAGATCGAAGTGAACAAGCTTATCTTTTTCATATTGAAGTCATAACTTTTACATGTCTGTTTTAATGACTATTCGGTAGTTTTTAGAGCTTTTATTGGAGCTCAAGTGTTTCTCACGTGGCGACTGAAATTTAAACgacatttttatatttttaattccaCAGCCTTGCTTCAACTTTCAGATAGCGCAATGAATCTATTACATGATCGTTAATTTGTCTTTTATTCAAAGTGCCTTGGCTTAATAAAAGATTGGGTACTTTTTACTGTAAaacgcaaaattaatgactgttttattttgccacAGACGGAATGAATGATATTTCTCTTTTGCTCGGCAGGATTTCCGAATGATTATATTTTTCACAGGTGCCtacattttttcaataaagttTAAAGTCTCAATCGGATTCTTGACTACCCACGCGAAAGTTTGAACAAAGTATGTTCCTGATGTAAAAGAAGAGTTTCTCACCCTTGAGGTGTATTTCTTAGAAGACATATTCattgttgacaaaaaaagaaaattaaaacgaTATCACAAAACGCGTGCTGAAACTTTAGCGGAAGAaaatttattgtaattatgACTTCTAAAGCCGATAAAGTTACCATCCACTAACGCCTCATAAGATGAAGAAATTGCTCTCCCTTTTCGTATTATTCAGTATTATGCGTAGTCTGTGTCATGGCTAATCTATTTTcctgacaaaatttcaccgaaCCAACTGTTTAAATATTGAAATGGTTTTCTTGATCCGCCCatttgcttcactttcattgTTAGTATaatgaacaattttaaaagcagCTGTTAAGTCAATTGCAAATTTCTTACGAGCATGAAACGAATCTGAGCTTACAAAcccaatgataaaataatggaGGAGAGATAAATTTACACATTCGGGCAGTaaattgaattattatttacaactGAACCTTCTATTCAGTTTCAAAGCCTAAGCGCATGCGCTAAACAGATTTTTTTCACCTGTTTACATTTGATTtccgttgttttgttttggcaatCAAATCGCCCCGcgatgaaagaaaacaaagtccCGTTTTCCTCTTTCGGGTTGAAATTAAGGATTTTTAGAGCGTAATAAATCTCTTCtcctttttcacttttacaAAGCTACCAAGGTAAAAACTTTCTGCCAAAGAAAGTGaggtgaaaatttaaaaggaaaagcaaaaacGCCCATGAGTAATTTTGGTTGTCGAAAGCTTGCGGTTGTTTCGTTGAGAAACGAACGAATCAAATCACTGTTTTGGTGTATTCACGGGTTAAAGAAAGATCGAACGGTGCCACTGATATCGGTCGAACCAACATCCACTGTCACTTTTGATGCGAGAGAGTTTGCGCTTCCTAGATTTTAGACTCACATTGTTTCTTGGGTTCCGAGAATTATTGTTGAGGCAACTGTGACGTGGCACTGTGTATTTTTCAACCAGTGAGATTTTGATCCATTTGTTACAGCGGCCTGCTCTTTATGTCGCCCTAAGCTACCAGGTTGCACTTAATTCGGATCAATTTGGTTAGTTTTTTGCAGCAGCTAAACACAGCTTAAATTTTTATAACTAGAGAGAGAGAGGAGAAGTTAATTAAGTTGTGTCTATTTcaaaaagatgttttgcaTTCGCCATTCGTGCAAGATGATGTTGCAAAAAATAACCCCTTcttattttgtgaaaaaataaatagaggAATTGGGACAAATAAGTATTTGCCCGCaagcttttttaattaaattttaacgtACCGGTTTCCGAAAGCCAGGGGCAGttgctttcaaaatattggaaggaaagaacaataaacaataaacagCTTCACTGTTTAATCAGACCTgcttttttaacaaaaacagaGCACCAGGCTTtttgagaaaataattttcattttacaaggAAAAACTAAATGAGACGccttttattattgttttgtttatattttgatAGATTGTCATCACTGGAGTACTGGGAGCCACAGGAGGACGCTCTGGCAAGTTTACTTTGGTAATACCCGCACCAAGTCTTCTTTATCGTAGTGATAAATTTAAATGCATTAATTAAATCTGTGCGATCTAAACTGAAGGTCTGATCGAGAAATGACAATAAATTTAGTCGACTTTTTTCCTCATGTTAATTTCCCTGTTTCAACACAGCTGCAACTTAGCTTAACATCTGAATTTAGCTATTTGTAAACCTAACTTACGTGACTTAGGTTGGCTAATTTTTCTATGTTGTATTTCCAGACAAGGTTATTTCTCGTTGGTTCGAtaatgtcatgttttcttgGAGGAATTCTAGCAGCATTTGTGGGTTTCGCGCTAACTGCGCACAGAATGATCGGTGAATGTGTACATGGTAAGTACGGGTTTAAATATAAGTCCATCCTGTGCATTGCTACCCGTGTTTTATCCTGTCATAATATCACTactatttctttcaattagTACAATGCCCATACGATACGGAATCGATTTTGATGATCGCCCTGATAAGCGTGTTGATACTGGAAGCTGCTATCTCATTATGTGGCGTGATAGAATCTTCCCAACTACTCTGTTGCAATGCTGAGGTAAGTTTTTTCCAGTAGAGCCTCAATTAGTCCTCTATTAGCCTATATATTTGAAGAACACATGAAATAaatacggtggcccacaagggacattctgcaaattaaaaagttgctgcaaataaaataaagttgctgcaaattataACATCAGAAGTAtgcgcgcactgaaggaaggaggagtgggtactaggagttttatatttttgagcgggaagctgttacacttttttcttggcctgtgtgactattcggacaaatttcctaaaatgttttgcagttcgtgcggtatggagtgcccttcaaccgcaaatttctgtcatcaatgtggtcagccacttaatttgagtcaggtctcgaataaggcggcaagctcggttgacaaggaaaaattgtttaagaagtatttccatcggggatatccttacgcagcattgatcatatgcacaagtgactgcggtagaggatgttttaaagtcctgtggtgcattttatcgctgattttaggcgcaagtggctagatgagcaacctttttagattcttttgttgtatttcattactgcaagtgactgcagaagcagatgtcttaggttcttgttgtgtaaggttcttgtagtgagtttaattattgattttttgcccaagagtctgcgggaggaaatattttaggcttttttctgggtattttataatcaatttttcgcgcGAGTGTCTGCGgaatcaaatatttcgtgttcttttagaccactttatttctgaagttgtgtgcaagtgacagcgggatcaaatgCCTGTTTGAGGTTCTTCTAGTgcattttgttgattttgttgatctcattgattttgtgcaaaagttgccGCGGAAGCAATtactatatttcttttagcgtattttatcattgattttgtgcgcaaatgactgcgagagcagtgatAAATTTCGCGggcttttgtcttattttttcattaattttgcgcaagcGACTGCGGGAGTTGGcatttttcttagatcattttaccagctttaactgaaactttgtttttctctagtattgattcgttttttcctagtgtaagggtcaaaattaatgaatacgttcttgcatggtccgagtttcttttcgtttcacttcttcttattttcaatttctttccccaacttaaccatttttactattttacgtctctacgtggcttgcaagatgtggaaaatcactgcgctcacttgacagatatcgagttgaagactggtagaaaaattccatatctccgctttccccatgtattattattctctatacaattggattggagagcataaaattataaaactaaaaaaaatatgtttgcttcgaatccagaaaaaaagacacaaaagcaagcacaaaaagacatgaatgaaatggaatgacacaaaatggactatctgatattttcagcaatgcgcgTGCGTAAACGCCATCCATTTTGCACcgcaccagtagtcaccacagcgtgccgtatgaaaaacaacaacagctcaacaaggggtctgagccttgaaatgagtgtccttgctggagcgcgtgcgcaaaaattaaatttgctctacattagtacacacctgaccgtaccacatggagaaaatatctaggagactgttctatatatatatagaaattggtactatctgataatcgagctgagtggatgaatgggatctgtctcatatggtctaggggccgacttatctctccctccctgcctgtcggtgacgataggtatctgaaccttagctcagaaaagcgacccacgggccgaaatctcgggggaaatcgttcggtacgacgctctggcaccacgtccagagatactgttgtcttggtgttttgtttgcgcatgcgcaggttcctctaactctagttcttaccatattcgtgggaatgaaatgaattgcctagggtcaagtgaatacatgactCTGCTCACGTCATtcactcgtgccagtttccttaacatgcgggcggatcagtcatctaattggttgatcagaatcgaccattttgtaaccattttgccttactatagcctttgcaaaatgtccaaaaaatagcaatacttcgccactttttaaaattttgttttttaaaaacatttggatttatttaagactgattttttttttgcactgttcaaatcaaagatagctgtagatagtggatatagagaataggagattttGCACatgactgactgcagcagaagatgttatacttggttttaatgcattttatcgttgatttggcGCAGAAGTAACTGCGAGAAAAAACTTTTTACTggcctttgttgcattttatcgttgattttgcgcgtgcgGCGTGACTGTGGAAGCAAATCTTTTAcctaattttcttgttttccatagacttcgcacgccagtgactgtggaggcagatattttaagttcttta contains:
- the LOC141869051 gene encoding uncharacterized protein LOC141869051 isoform X1, with the protein product MAFPENRANQVICTGISMVILGCGVFTLSFILSTSKDNLGTIFRIGVSYWAAIPIVITGVLGATGGRSGKFTLTRLFLVGSIMSCFLGGILAAFVGFALTAHRMIGECVHVQCPYDTESILMIALISVLILEAAISLCGVIESSQLLCCNAEDEQFLSIASLGSASRRELRARSERASLKERTTSESLFSSNNQSSVETSSIQKYGFTGGKRNSRTNEIGTTV
- the LOC141869051 gene encoding uncharacterized protein LOC141869051 isoform X2, yielding MAFPENRANQVICTGISMVILGCGVFTLSFILSTSKDNLGTIFRIGVSYWAAIPIVITGVLGATGGRSGKFTLTRLFLVGSIMSCFLGGILAAFVGFALTAHRMIGECVHVQCPYDTESILMIALISVLILEAAISLCGVIESSQLLCCNAEARCQYLKKQLSCSSKIFHTSCQMSVAQKN